A portion of the Luxibacter massiliensis genome contains these proteins:
- the flgB gene encoding flagellar basal body rod protein FlgB, with protein MIFGNTIPMAGKALDYLWKKQEVTSDNIANVDTPGYKTKSVSFEETFQNKLKAASGTHDNTQMRQAIDSSTYQIYDTSSSARVDENNVNLDVEYTELTRTALHYQYLLQSVNNDFTRYRSAIKGQ; from the coding sequence ATGATTTTTGGAAATACGATTCCGATGGCAGGCAAGGCACTGGATTATCTTTGGAAAAAGCAGGAGGTGACATCTGACAATATCGCCAATGTGGACACTCCGGGTTACAAAACAAAATCTGTCAGCTTTGAGGAGACGTTCCAGAATAAACTCAAGGCGGCCAGCGGGACGCATGACAATACCCAGATGCGCCAGGCCATTGACAGCTCTACATATCAGATATATGACACCAGCAGTTCTGCCAGGGTGGATGAAAACAATGTGAATCTGGATGTGGAGTATACAGAGCTGACAAGGACGGCGCTGCACTATCAGTATTTGCTCCAGTCAGTGAACAATGACTTTACAAGGTATAGAAGTGCGATTAAGGGACAGTAA
- a CDS encoding flagellar hook-basal body complex protein FliE: MNETFITPIQPLSFGEGIGAAGKVNEQSGTSAFKGIFDEAVNNVKTTEEDLVNKQYLLATGQIEDAHSVMIASSQAQLAVDMLVSLRNKALDSYNEIMRISL, encoded by the coding sequence ATGAATGAGACATTTATTACGCCCATTCAGCCATTGAGTTTTGGTGAAGGAATAGGGGCTGCAGGCAAAGTCAACGAACAGTCAGGAACGTCTGCTTTTAAAGGGATTTTTGACGAGGCGGTCAATAACGTTAAAACGACAGAGGAAGATTTGGTGAACAAGCAGTATCTTTTGGCCACAGGGCAGATAGAGGATGCGCATTCTGTTATGATTGCATCATCCCAGGCCCAACTGGCCGTGGATATGCTTGTTTCTTTGCGGAATAAGGCGCTGGATTCCTATAACGAAATTATGCGTATTAGTCTATAG